In Candidatus Nitrosarchaeum limnium SFB1, the following proteins share a genomic window:
- a CDS encoding hypothetical protein (hypothetical protein Nmar_1541), with protein MEPNEIHPNSEIKGIITVSYPGRYDGVVINTQILDSNEHIIYKSYNGKKISQNVARLFINKDVMPENKAEFTALISFEPKQVHEVKFRASIIEQHKEIESKIIFAKYSS; from the coding sequence TTGGAGCCTAATGAGATTCATCCAAATTCTGAAATCAAAGGAATAATCACAGTGTCATATCCTGGAAGATATGATGGAGTTGTAATTAATACACAAATTTTAGATTCAAATGAACATATTATTTACAAGTCATATAATGGAAAAAAAATATCTCAAAATGTTGCAAGGTTGTTCATAAACAAAGATGTAATGCCAGAAAACAAGGCAGAATTTACAGCTCTTATTAGTTTTGAGCCAAAGCAAGTACATGAAGTAAAATTTAGAGCATCAATAATTGAGCAGCACAAAGAAATTGAAAGTAAGATAATATTTGCAAAATATTCTAGCTAG
- a CDS encoding blue (type1) copper domain-containing protein produces the protein MSATVSHAYGIGVMAIIIGSSIGVVYYTSFYLPESLAKPSVDEHILHPIEEKIIDIIVGSASSSQQDNFVPKLVNIQLGIDNHVVWKNLDTTAHTVTPDHRAEDSYSGVFGSPGVIKPGFEYEFLFTEPAVIEYHCSPHPWMTGKLEITKQRF, from the coding sequence TTGAGTGCAACGGTAAGTCATGCATATGGAATAGGGGTAATGGCAATTATTATTGGTTCATCTATAGGAGTTGTTTATTATACATCATTTTATCTTCCAGAATCTTTAGCAAAGCCTTCTGTTGATGAACATATTTTACATCCTATTGAAGAAAAAATTATTGATATAATTGTAGGTTCTGCTAGCTCTTCACAACAAGATAATTTTGTGCCAAAATTAGTTAACATACAATTAGGAATAGATAATCACGTTGTATGGAAAAATCTCGATACTACTGCACACACAGTTACTCCAGATCATAGAGCTGAAGACTCTTACAGTGGTGTCTTTGGTTCTCCAGGTGTTATAAAACCTGGATTTGAGTATGAATTTCTTTTCACAGAACCTGCAGTAATAGAATATCACTGTTCCCCACATCCATGGATGACAGGTAAATTAGAAATCACCAAACAGAGATTCTAG
- a CDS encoding cytochrome b/b6 domain-containing protein → MAVSLHRRTGAVAFFYWLWDGLDRTIFTAIKFSFPARFVSPFGFLGMLTFVVFVILGISGALLMFYYQPMLDRAWDSVQFINDEVPFGFHIRNIHYHGSNAMVLLAILHMYYQYFSGRYKIRNEILWATGVILGTVTILEAFTGYDVIFSERAELAISIAASLTTSIPVAGPTIRDAMFGSGFSDFVLRFYAQHVFLLPLVMLGLMAVHFPRFLVFDVPMVMAIGGAILLTGGVFPIDMGFKFEPTVPPGITVPEWYLTGLYAFLRTQYDKFVTGVLWPGLFIASFLLIPFIDRYKKFSWKDRPIITAFGITGLAQIMVTTYWGFYIPSDTTIPLVQRLVIDPVFLYTVMILLVPLGFGFSYMMIKLAKESERKAKLAKEKGPKKVATINLSQKWINWIIVGLLAFQVFLNIAAYNAALSGFKNISLFFIGIILIVFAGFFHVYRYGLNQAKNAPPPPPVPVHEDKPKELAEPQLSANKGKLPEGKSVDDGKKEPKEIAPQIASPKVQSDLGVGAKGSELGSSDLKKP, encoded by the coding sequence ATGGCCGTTTCGTTACATAGACGTACTGGCGCTGTCGCCTTTTTCTATTGGCTCTGGGATGGACTAGACAGAACAATCTTTACTGCAATTAAATTTTCATTTCCTGCAAGGTTTGTAAGTCCATTTGGCTTTTTGGGAATGCTTACATTTGTTGTGTTTGTGATACTTGGAATTTCTGGTGCTTTGCTAATGTTTTACTATCAACCAATGTTAGATAGAGCATGGGATAGCGTACAATTTATCAATGACGAAGTTCCATTTGGTTTTCACATAAGAAATATTCACTATCATGGTTCCAACGCAATGGTTCTCTTGGCAATCTTACACATGTACTATCAATACTTTAGTGGAAGATACAAAATTCGAAATGAAATTCTGTGGGCTACTGGTGTTATACTTGGAACAGTTACTATTCTAGAAGCATTTACTGGTTATGATGTTATATTTAGTGAAAGAGCAGAACTTGCAATTAGTATTGCTGCATCGCTTACAACTTCCATTCCTGTAGCTGGTCCTACAATTCGTGATGCGATGTTTGGAAGTGGATTTTCCGATTTTGTATTGAGATTTTATGCTCAACATGTATTTCTCTTACCTCTAGTAATGCTTGGATTAATGGCAGTTCATTTTCCACGATTCTTGGTATTTGATGTACCAATGGTTATGGCAATTGGTGGTGCCATTTTACTCACTGGTGGTGTATTCCCAATTGACATGGGATTCAAATTTGAACCCACTGTGCCGCCTGGAATCACCGTTCCAGAATGGTATCTTACAGGACTTTATGCCTTTTTGAGAACTCAATATGACAAGTTTGTAACAGGTGTCTTATGGCCTGGACTATTCATTGCGTCATTCTTGTTAATTCCATTTATAGATAGATACAAGAAATTCTCTTGGAAAGATCGTCCAATAATAACTGCATTTGGAATTACAGGACTTGCCCAAATCATGGTTACCACATACTGGGGATTCTACATTCCATCTGATACTACAATCCCCCTTGTACAACGTTTGGTAATTGATCCAGTATTTCTTTACACTGTAATGATATTGTTAGTTCCATTAGGATTTGGATTTTCATACATGATGATTAAACTTGCAAAAGAGTCTGAACGAAAAGCTAAACTTGCAAAAGAAAAAGGTCCAAAGAAAGTTGCAACTATCAATCTTTCCCAAAAATGGATTAATTGGATTATTGTTGGATTGTTAGCATTTCAGGTGTTCCTAAACATTGCAGCTTATAATGCCGCCTTGTCAGGATTCAAAAATATTTCTCTATTCTTCATAGGAATTATTCTTATAGTGTTTGCTGGATTTTTCCATGTATACAGATATGGATTAAACCAAGCCAAGAATGCACCACCTCCACCACCTGTACCTGTTCATGAAGACAAACCAAAGGAGCTTGCAGAGCCACAATTATCTGCAAATAAAGGAAAACTTCCAGAAGGTAAATCTGTGGATGATGGAAAGAAAGAACCAAAAGAAATTGCGCCACAAATCGCCTCACCAAAAGTTCAATCTGATTTAGGTGTTGGTGCTAAAGGTTCTGAACTTGGTTCATCCGATCTAAAAAAACCATAG
- a CDS encoding Rieske (2Fe-2S) domain-containing protein: protein MSEQGTKKSGGLSRRDFLKLMGAAGTGLAFAPFVPFGNYMPNPSQATLEKVKVLLPDGTQANVKTFPVNHSEVITYPSTGDPALDAEAFRKWQFIRLPKEFGGDKQDVSSFRAYSMVCLHLWCLWKYWPEEGRKRGECPCHGSMYDARTGTAFAGPASLQAAPSNTLAQLTFEEDADGFLWIHPPTWGVNQNGVIGYGRFVT, encoded by the coding sequence ATGTCTGAGCAGGGGACAAAAAAGTCTGGAGGATTATCTAGAAGAGATTTTCTAAAATTAATGGGGGCTGCAGGCACTGGTTTGGCATTTGCTCCTTTTGTTCCATTTGGCAACTACATGCCAAATCCTTCACAAGCTACTCTTGAAAAAGTTAAAGTTCTTTTGCCTGATGGAACTCAGGCTAACGTCAAAACATTTCCTGTAAATCATTCTGAAGTCATAACATATCCAAGTACTGGTGATCCCGCACTTGATGCAGAGGCATTTAGAAAATGGCAATTCATTAGATTGCCAAAAGAATTTGGAGGAGATAAACAAGATGTTTCCTCATTTAGAGCATACAGTATGGTTTGTCTTCATCTTTGGTGTTTATGGAAATACTGGCCTGAAGAAGGACGAAAGAGAGGAGAGTGTCCTTGTCATGGAAGTATGTATGACGCTAGAACTGGAACAGCATTTGCAGGACCTGCATCATTACAAGCTGCACCATCAAATACATTGGCACAATTAACTTTTGAAGAAGATGCAGATGGCTTTTTATGGATTCATCCACCAACATGGGGTGTGAATCAAAATGGAGTGATAGGATATGGCCGTTTCGTTACATAG
- a CDS encoding peptidase S8 and S53 subtilisin kexin sedolisin — MPKAAIFFILILMSGMFTNSFAFVDISEKNNYKKSDNLFNSGILKVDSDFFKLNNFKRYIVFGTGLGDSNLKNNSLYGIQSDRGFFYVTVLSDHSISDLLYRGYYVIEDFKLDLHSNVSNQTDASRIGEITGSTQAQSKYGVTGKGIKIAVVDTGVDFSNLDIRDSLARDTSNHPIMLDADGQGIILTNSTFFAFIDKDGIIRNNTNPLPAGITSSVYKTKDGVFLNISQGGKGTEIQIYNSFFPQFGNSPIFNGILDTDIKIGKDSRNYIKSKSGVYHLGMIYQGATEGQYARIQLVPVLVVDSNVSGIYDTIIPDLSTSWEDYTRYDLKSGQKPKYDFDFTDEKPIVLGSGNEFLVYDSNKDGKADYSAGTIGAQVVDVYGAIQNKTAKIDKSLNAINGTLLPAFDPNGRFFGVMNDFVGHGTSSASSIASKGKQTYDIYNNTKQYTITGVAPGAKIVPVKALWAGDAVYAWLWSAGFDNHNHNWNFTGKPRVDIISNSWGISNFPSFNSAPGMDILSTILGMLDTPHSLDDDYPGVTIVSSAGNSGHGYGTIGMPNASPFGITVGATTNNVFVGYGSFKDQPRFGNSTLSSDEIVDFSSRGPGIIGDPKPDLMSIGAYGFTPSNVLKTTKNSREESFSLFGGTSMAAPLVSGSAAILMEGLKKQSKEYDPFTIKNILMSTAKDLQNDPFTQGSGLVDVNAALDFVNGTEGMFLVYNDASYNNIKKILDPTLESINSTSIGFEQFKYPTKTMPMTSWFAGQLLPGDRSKATFTIENPTNKPINITIKPTTISLIKNTKYDGITKVGQQDSILNKSGTFIPNYIPLSDIKEQKELGKLFDENLIPKESSLMILNLNFPFDNFMNKTVDYANDMKISSLYAYDWIDKNNDTKITSNELSMVNRAGSWGTVQELRITEPNEKFKGTPLVGVYPIPTRYSFYLGDTGQNSTSMDYTLTASYYQKTKWSLIWPESETITVPANDIAKVDVSLIAPNDLQTGNYQGFITFEGQNHSVNTPVSFVIKKEIDQKDSLVLIEGKQNNDVLFGSGYVKGAFDMSNRYMAGDWRQYYFDIKDKLINSAAIEMSWKTDDTNLSVFVVDPKGRIVQSNMPSGVFGHFLGWPSLDWLGNSVFSQGGGFFPVKNKDATSTVLYIPINQTGTYAILAHSTLFGGNSTIEPITIAAKFSNISSEIILDQSNKTEIISMTNVSESNPFNTTINNDSKTISDESKIIQNNFNAETKTPDTSNYSFQFGLIIGIGVGIAIGIVLFLILRQKPNK, encoded by the coding sequence ATGCCCAAAGCGGCTATCTTTTTTATTCTAATTCTTATGTCGGGAATGTTTACAAACTCTTTTGCATTTGTAGATATTTCTGAAAAAAACAATTACAAAAAATCTGACAATTTATTTAATTCAGGAATTTTAAAAGTTGATTCAGATTTTTTTAAATTAAATAATTTCAAAAGATACATTGTTTTTGGAACTGGATTGGGTGATTCAAATTTAAAAAATAATTCGTTGTATGGAATCCAGTCAGATAGAGGTTTTTTTTATGTCACAGTACTTTCAGATCATTCTATTTCTGATTTACTCTATAGGGGATACTACGTAATAGAGGATTTTAAATTAGATCTTCACTCTAATGTTTCTAATCAAACCGATGCATCAAGAATAGGTGAAATTACAGGTTCTACACAAGCACAATCAAAATATGGTGTTACAGGAAAAGGTATCAAAATAGCAGTAGTTGATACTGGAGTAGATTTTTCAAATCTAGACATTAGGGATTCACTTGCAAGAGACACATCAAATCATCCAATAATGCTTGATGCTGATGGACAGGGAATAATACTAACGAATTCAACCTTTTTTGCATTTATTGACAAGGATGGAATTATACGAAATAATACAAATCCATTACCGGCAGGAATTACTTCATCTGTATACAAAACAAAAGACGGCGTTTTTCTAAATATATCTCAGGGTGGAAAAGGAACAGAAATTCAAATTTACAATTCTTTTTTTCCACAATTTGGAAATTCGCCAATATTTAATGGAATATTAGATACTGATATCAAAATAGGTAAAGATAGTAGAAATTATATCAAATCAAAAAGTGGTGTTTATCATCTTGGTATGATTTATCAAGGTGCTACAGAAGGACAATATGCTAGAATACAACTAGTACCAGTACTTGTTGTAGATTCTAATGTTTCAGGAATTTATGACACTATAATACCTGATCTAAGTACATCTTGGGAAGATTATACAAGATATGATTTAAAATCTGGACAGAAACCAAAATATGATTTTGATTTTACTGATGAGAAACCAATTGTTTTGGGAAGTGGAAATGAATTTCTAGTTTATGATTCTAATAAAGATGGCAAGGCAGATTATAGTGCAGGAACAATAGGTGCTCAAGTAGTAGATGTTTATGGTGCGATTCAAAACAAAACTGCAAAAATTGACAAGTCATTAAATGCAATTAATGGAACCTTATTACCTGCATTCGATCCAAATGGTAGATTTTTTGGAGTGATGAACGATTTTGTTGGGCATGGAACATCCAGTGCTTCTTCAATCGCATCAAAAGGTAAGCAAACATATGATATTTACAACAACACTAAACAGTATACCATAACTGGAGTAGCACCAGGCGCAAAAATCGTTCCCGTTAAGGCACTATGGGCGGGAGATGCAGTTTATGCTTGGTTGTGGTCTGCAGGATTTGATAATCATAATCACAATTGGAATTTTACTGGAAAACCAAGAGTAGACATTATTTCAAACAGTTGGGGAATCTCAAATTTTCCATCCTTTAACTCAGCACCTGGAATGGATATTTTATCTACAATACTTGGGATGCTTGATACTCCACATTCACTTGATGATGATTATCCTGGTGTGACAATTGTTTCAAGTGCTGGTAATTCAGGGCATGGTTATGGGACTATAGGCATGCCGAATGCATCTCCTTTTGGAATTACAGTTGGAGCTACTACAAACAATGTCTTTGTAGGATACGGATCCTTTAAAGATCAACCAAGATTTGGAAATTCTACATTATCCTCTGATGAAATAGTGGATTTTTCCAGCAGAGGTCCTGGAATAATAGGAGATCCTAAACCTGACTTGATGAGTATTGGTGCATATGGTTTTACACCCTCTAATGTTCTAAAAACTACAAAGAACTCAAGGGAGGAATCTTTTTCCTTGTTTGGAGGAACAAGTATGGCAGCACCATTAGTATCTGGTAGTGCTGCAATACTAATGGAAGGACTAAAAAAACAATCAAAAGAGTATGATCCATTTACAATTAAAAATATTTTAATGTCAACTGCAAAGGATCTGCAAAATGATCCTTTCACTCAAGGTTCCGGATTAGTCGATGTAAATGCTGCACTAGATTTTGTAAACGGAACAGAAGGAATGTTTCTTGTGTACAATGATGCTTCTTATAACAATATTAAAAAAATTTTAGACCCTACTCTTGAATCAATAAACTCAACATCTATCGGGTTTGAACAATTCAAATATCCTACAAAGACAATGCCTATGACAAGTTGGTTTGCAGGTCAATTACTTCCCGGAGACCGCAGCAAAGCAACTTTCACAATTGAAAATCCTACAAACAAACCCATTAACATAACTATTAAACCCACAACTATATCTTTAATCAAAAATACCAAATATGATGGAATTACTAAAGTAGGCCAACAAGATTCAATTCTAAATAAATCAGGCACATTCATTCCAAATTATATTCCACTATCTGATATCAAAGAACAAAAAGAACTAGGAAAACTTTTTGATGAAAACTTAATCCCAAAAGAATCATCTTTGATGATCTTGAATCTTAATTTTCCATTTGATAATTTCATGAATAAAACAGTAGATTATGCAAATGATATGAAAATTTCTTCCTTATACGCTTATGATTGGATTGATAAAAACAACGACACAAAAATAACTAGCAATGAACTTTCCATGGTTAATAGAGCTGGCTCATGGGGAACTGTTCAAGAACTTAGAATTACAGAACCAAATGAAAAATTTAAAGGAACTCCACTAGTTGGTGTGTATCCAATTCCAACTAGATACTCTTTCTATTTAGGTGATACAGGACAAAATTCCACATCCATGGATTACACATTAACTGCAAGTTACTACCAAAAAACTAAATGGTCTCTTATTTGGCCTGAGTCTGAAACAATTACAGTACCTGCAAATGATATTGCTAAAGTAGATGTTTCTTTGATTGCTCCAAATGATTTACAAACAGGAAATTATCAAGGATTCATTACATTTGAAGGTCAAAATCATTCTGTAAATACACCAGTATCTTTTGTAATAAAAAAAGAAATTGATCAAAAAGATTCACTTGTACTAATTGAAGGAAAACAAAACAATGATGTACTTTTTGGAAGTGGTTATGTAAAAGGTGCATTTGATATGTCAAATAGATACATGGCAGGTGATTGGCGACAATATTATTTTGATATCAAAGATAAATTAATTAACTCTGCAGCAATAGAGATGTCATGGAAAACAGATGACACAAATCTATCTGTGTTTGTAGTTGATCCTAAAGGAAGAATAGTTCAAAGTAACATGCCATCTGGAGTGTTTGGTCATTTTCTTGGATGGCCTTCACTTGATTGGTTAGGAAATTCTGTTTTTAGTCAAGGTGGTGGATTCTTTCCTGTAAAAAATAAAGATGCAACTTCTACTGTTCTTTACATTCCAATCAATCAAACAGGAACATATGCTATATTGGCTCACTCTACATTATTTGGTGGAAATTCAACAATCGAACCAATAACAATTGCAGCAAAGTTTTCAAATATTTCTTCTGAGATTATTTTAGATCAATCAAATAAAACTGAAATTATTTCCATGACAAATGTATCTGAATCTAATCCCTTTAACACGACAATTAATAATGATTCTAAAACGATTAGTGATGAATCTAAAATAATTCAAAATAATTTTAATGCTGAAACTAAAACTCCTGATACCTCTAATTATTCATTTCAATTTGGATTAATCATAGGAATTGGTGTGGGAATTGCGATCGGAATTGTTTTATTTTTAATTCTTAGACAAAAACCTAACAAGTAA
- a CDS encoding hypothetical protein (hypothetical protein Nmar_1546), translating into MKLKLIMFFILLLIIPVNYGYSELQLLTVNQVYSEGEPLFVYGKGQPNETLIIRLIAPDKTIPKFDQFETNEDGTFEHVLMVWPKSSPNLPFGTYTVEIISTQQNGLSKKIDVKFTSSTDLVSVPIERHLNTLVFAPETAAINVPFRVFVQVTSDGLLIGDDPAKLLQTTHVHLPSGKVETLANNFSTLHQGLYYTDYVPKEEGTYVFHVVTFNEGTISHGSVATNVLSQDLGGISNQIIKLNSVLEETSTELTTLKSEISGFGNTLESASGNIDKSVTSVSKSVNNIEEASSQLNSLFFPIVASIGIIVALQIAILARRR; encoded by the coding sequence ATGAAATTAAAATTAATCATGTTTTTTATTTTATTATTAATTATTCCAGTAAATTATGGATATTCAGAATTGCAATTGCTTACAGTAAATCAAGTTTATTCTGAAGGTGAACCTCTGTTTGTTTATGGAAAAGGACAGCCAAATGAAACTTTGATTATTAGATTGATTGCACCAGACAAGACAATCCCAAAGTTTGATCAGTTTGAAACTAATGAAGATGGAACATTTGAACATGTACTAATGGTATGGCCAAAATCTTCACCTAATCTCCCATTTGGAACATACACTGTTGAAATAATAAGTACACAACAAAACGGTCTTTCTAAAAAAATTGATGTCAAATTCACATCATCAACTGATCTTGTTAGCGTACCAATAGAGAGACATCTAAACACTCTAGTATTTGCTCCTGAAACTGCCGCGATAAATGTTCCATTTCGTGTATTTGTTCAGGTTACAAGTGATGGTCTTTTGATTGGGGATGACCCTGCAAAATTGCTTCAAACAACTCATGTACATCTACCTTCAGGAAAAGTAGAGACGCTTGCAAATAATTTCTCAACACTTCATCAGGGACTGTATTATACAGATTATGTTCCAAAAGAAGAAGGAACTTATGTCTTTCATGTAGTGACTTTTAATGAAGGAACCATTTCTCATGGTTCAGTTGCAACTAACGTTCTTAGTCAGGATCTGGGTGGAATATCAAATCAAATTATTAAATTAAATTCTGTATTAGAGGAGACATCAACTGAATTAACCACATTAAAATCAGAAATCTCAGGATTTGGAAATACTTTGGAGAGTGCAAGTGGTAATATTGACAAAAGTGTAACTTCTGTATCAAAATCAGTAAACAATATTGAAGAAGCATCATCACAACTAAACTCTTTGTTTTTCCCAATTGTAGCATCAATAGGAATTATTGTAGCATTACAAATTGCAATACTTGCAAGAAGAAGATAG